In one Takifugu flavidus isolate HTHZ2018 chromosome 9, ASM371156v2, whole genome shotgun sequence genomic region, the following are encoded:
- the LOC130531933 gene encoding uncharacterized protein LOC130531933 isoform X2, protein MSLLFFLLASFSCLGYSLDIQKEYGEWSRFMMSREATSLEFRHKNKSDTVVLWNRTNRTITQSSRRKIIGNFYLMYDLTQEDNGEYITRDKNGLVLDTFNIVVIENTRFYKRESGKSIRMSFNLDPQFCNIYFFSETGKLNLSPIGITLGVLSILSGCCGCLKYCCCGSSSSEKQEEETPENEPAVQYNEFDSEPVRIKMEDSAPDGHGSTHPSSSETGPLMQSPPSVAIKSAQVPVSDQRAIHGPSSIISEPRFSLKGMSFPSALNSGSSSHDVYTSDKLNFR, encoded by the exons ATGTCGCTGCTGTTCTTCCTCTTGGCCAGCTTTTCTTGCCTCG GCTACTCTCTTGACATTCAGAAAGAATATGGGGAATGGTCCAGGTTTATGATGTCCAGAGAAGCCACATCACTTGAGTTCAGGCACAAGAACAAGTCCGATACAGTGGTCTTGTGGAACCGCACGAATCGTACAATTACTCAAAGCAGTAGACGAAAGATAATAGGCAACTTTTATTTGATGTATGACTTGACCCAAGAGGATAATGGTGAATATATAACAAGGGACAAGAATGGATTAGTGCTGGACACCTTTAATATTGTCGTTATTG AAAACACAAGATTCTACAAACGCGAAAGCGGGAAAAGCATCCGGATGAGTTTTAACCTGGACCCCCAGTTCTGCAACATTTATTTCTTCTCAGAAA CCGGGAAGCTTAATCTGTCCCCCATCGGGATCACCCTTGGTGTGTTAAGCATCCTCtcaggctgctgtggctgcttgAAGTActgctgctgtggaagcagCTCTTCCgaaaagcaggaagaagagacCCCTGAAAATGAGCCTGCGGTGCAATACAACGAG TTTGACAGTGAGCCTGTTCGGATTAAGATGGAAGATTCTGCTCCGGATGGTCACggctccacccacccctcctcgAGTGAAACCGGGCCGCTG ATGCAAAGTCCTCCATCTGTGGCCATTAAATCAGCACAG GTTCCTGTTTCAGACCAGAGGGCTATCCATGGCCCATCATCCATTATCTCAGAACCACGCTTCTCTCTGAAGGGAATGAGTTTCCCCTCTGCACTGAATTCTGGGTCATCTTCACATGATGTCTACACCTCAGACAAACTCAACTTCCGTTAA
- the LOC130531933 gene encoding uncharacterized protein LOC130531933 isoform X1: MSLLFFLLASFSCLGYSLDIQKEYGEWSRFMMSREATSLEFRHKNKSDTVVLWNRTNRTITQSSRRKIIGNFYLMYDLTQEDNGEYITRDKNGLVLDTFNIVVIENTRFYKRESGKSIRMSFNLDPQFCNIYFFSESKMSMTKMVQNGTLTGDVYYSGCSYIELKQPCAIYNSYLESTCKGQFEFRDQNNNKALVVTLDIEPGKLNLSPIGITLGVLSILSGCCGCLKYCCCGSSSSEKQEEETPENEPAVQYNEFDSEPVRIKMEDSAPDGHGSTHPSSSETGPLMQSPPSVAIKSAQVPVSDQRAIHGPSSIISEPRFSLKGMSFPSALNSGSSSHDVYTSDKLNFR; encoded by the exons ATGTCGCTGCTGTTCTTCCTCTTGGCCAGCTTTTCTTGCCTCG GCTACTCTCTTGACATTCAGAAAGAATATGGGGAATGGTCCAGGTTTATGATGTCCAGAGAAGCCACATCACTTGAGTTCAGGCACAAGAACAAGTCCGATACAGTGGTCTTGTGGAACCGCACGAATCGTACAATTACTCAAAGCAGTAGACGAAAGATAATAGGCAACTTTTATTTGATGTATGACTTGACCCAAGAGGATAATGGTGAATATATAACAAGGGACAAGAATGGATTAGTGCTGGACACCTTTAATATTGTCGTTATTG AAAACACAAGATTCTACAAACGCGAAAGCGGGAAAAGCATCCGGATGAGTTTTAACCTGGACCCCCAGTTCTGCAACATTTATTTCTTCTCAGAAAGTAAGATGAGCATGACCAAGATGGTCCAAAACGGAACGCTGACGGGGGATGTGTACTACTCTGGTTGTTCCTACATTGAGCTCAAACAGCCATGTGCAATTTACAACAGTTACCTTGAATCGACATGCAAAGGTCAATTTGAGTTTAGGGATCAGAATAACAACAAGGCCTTAGTAGTGACGCTGGACATTGAGC CCGGGAAGCTTAATCTGTCCCCCATCGGGATCACCCTTGGTGTGTTAAGCATCCTCtcaggctgctgtggctgcttgAAGTActgctgctgtggaagcagCTCTTCCgaaaagcaggaagaagagacCCCTGAAAATGAGCCTGCGGTGCAATACAACGAG TTTGACAGTGAGCCTGTTCGGATTAAGATGGAAGATTCTGCTCCGGATGGTCACggctccacccacccctcctcgAGTGAAACCGGGCCGCTG ATGCAAAGTCCTCCATCTGTGGCCATTAAATCAGCACAG GTTCCTGTTTCAGACCAGAGGGCTATCCATGGCCCATCATCCATTATCTCAGAACCACGCTTCTCTCTGAAGGGAATGAGTTTCCCCTCTGCACTGAATTCTGGGTCATCTTCACATGATGTCTACACCTCAGACAAACTCAACTTCCGTTAA
- the LOC130531293 gene encoding uncharacterized protein LOC130531293: MSLPVLLTILLILPLAAGERQVLCAGKEFRLPVYSTSRTVTFTPDSGEPKRVLLENTSVKDPRFKLTKGRMLVLREVTESDQGLYSIKLLSGFTYEILQLKVLDCIASYQRYYGENFEQNIPENAALLEFSPLGAPAEAMPVVLWNRTDTEAGNAGRGRLEQGGKVWVAERVSQVDQGNYTVRNVNGNVLSYSRLTVRAHSFNFTRLIKQSMSLPLPVSHGNLIFIPTQNPKTTSLDESDPGPYYGPVQLIREGKITDSDLRYKGLISFRVDGSKKEVVIVSLTTGHSGVYEIRDKDGNLVSYTVLKVGEKQDKWKSFYNSISASSGVIVAMTGFILFVKRYPASTIAQLRARFRRRRKPVVNPPRVNIHDYSTPPSGSNSNTQQPETPRKWTARSSPSRTGPVKVDTPKAQNQALKRLTASDSSYQNTSSNDKERSISFFVPGPSDCLHSSEDCIQFPVKKDTSKGKQGKSHDYFSALPLDTNISDSSSVYTSEKLNIC, translated from the exons ATGTCTTTACCTGTCCTCCTCACGATCCTGCTCATCCTTCCACTTGCTGCAG GCGAGAGGCAAGTCTTGTGTGCTGGGAAGGAGTTCCGTCTGCCCGTGTATTCAACGTCTAGAACGGTGACGTTTACGCCTGACTCTGGTGAACCGAAGCGTGTACTGCTGGAAAACACCTCT GTCAAGGACCCACGGTTTAAGCTGACCAAAGGTAGGATGTTAGTCCTGAGAGAGGTGACGGAGAGCGATCAGGGACTTTATAGTATCAAACTGTTATCGGGATTCACATACGAGATACTCCAGCTGAAGGTTTTAG ATTGCATAGCATCATACCAGAGGTACTACGGGGAAAACTTTGAGCAAAATATTCCTGAAAATGCTGCCCTGCTGGAGTTTTCTCCCCTTGGTGCTCCAGCAGAGGCCATGCCAGTTGTGCTTTGGAACCGGACAGACACCGAGGCCGGTAATGCCGGCCGAGGGCGGCTAGAGCAGGGTGGGAAGGTCTGGGTGGCTGAGAGAGTCTCGCAAGTGGACCAGGGCAACTACACCGTGAGGAACGTCAATGGAAATGTGCTGTCATACAGCAGACTCACTGTCCGAG CCCATTCTTTCAACTTCACTCGTTTAATCAAGCAGTCCATGAGCCTGCCCCTTCCTGTTTCTCACGGCAACCTTATTTTCATCCCCACTCAAAACCCTAAGACGACCTCCCTTGATGAGTCTGACCCCGGGCCCTATTATGGTCCTGTGCAGCTGATCCGCGAGGGCAAGATAACAGACAGTGACCTACGCTACAAGGGCCTCATTTCTTTCAGGGTGGACGGTTCCAAGAAGGAAGTTGTCATTGTGAGTCTGACCACTGGGCACAGCGGCGTATATGAAATCAGGGACAAAGATGGCAACCTGGTGTCATACACAGTGTTGAAGGTCGGCG aaaaacaagacaaatggAAATCATTCTACAATTCCATCAGTGCTTCTTCTGGCGTGATCGTGGCCATGACTGGTTTTATCCTGTTCGTGAAGCGATATCCAGCTTCCACCATCGCGCAGCTCAGAGCTCGCTTCAGAAGAAGGCGAAAGCCAGTGGTGAACCCTCCAAGGGTGAACATCCAT GATTACAGCACTCCACCTTCAGGCAGCAACAGTAACACTCAGCAGCCCGAAACGCCCAGGAAGTGGACAGCCAGATCAAGTCCAAGTCGAACT ggtCCTGTGAAGGTGGATACCCCCAAAGCTCAAAACCAGGCATTAAAGAGACTGACAGCTTCAGACTCATCGTACCagaat ACTTCATCTAATGACAAGGAAAGatcaatttctttttttgtgcctGGACCTTCAGACTGCCTTCACTCCTCTGAGGACTGCATTCAGTTTCCAGTTAAGAAAGACACCAGCAAAGGAAAACAGGGCAAATCACACGACTACTTCTCTGCACTCCCATTGGACACGAACATCTCCGACTCCAGCAGTGTTTACACATCTGAGAAACTGAATATCTGTTAA
- the LOC130531931 gene encoding uncharacterized protein LOC130531931 produces the protein MLLFVLVALYCVGFSAGVRDEEQCYGYYLPIPFSYHPPLYKGPIYFTPKGERRSSRRTIANNGQSNHPRFKITSYSATLKDLRETDEGTYSVSFGDNDITDIINLKVLECGAEVTKTYGNSFYIDVPREAQYLEFTRLNSKETTVLWNRTGSLINKENLKINRNQIHVHSLTQLDNGYYNIRKKDNTLMSRTKLQVEAKETHLKATDRENVFIRFPSKSKTWTLTYISDEDDEEHTLVDKGIQVRDSYIHVPFKRRFSKYDDGINISPVESGHSGTYYFKDPDGNLAETVRLEVFGYLPTYVYILVPILIILALIGCCCCVRKCCCKKSSSKGNESAPAAQQQDRAQPSVTYSVAPATPVYRYQPVRPVAPSQPAAFSTGPSMAAPPQPAASPPGFQVQPNFLSSDGEPTFELKGSNFSSAPLFSSNSTMADVYTSDKLNFL, from the exons ATGTTGCTGTTCGTGTTGGTCGCCCTTTACTGTGTTG GCTTTTCCGCGGGAGTCAGAGATGAAGAGCAGTGTTATGGATATTATCTTCCCATACCGTTCTCATACCATCCACCACTTTACAAAGGGCCAATTTACTTTACCCCAAAAGGTGAACGAAGGAGTTCCAGGAGGACCATAGCCAATAATGGGCAG TCTAATCACCCACGTTTCAAAATCACCTCGTATTCAGCAACTTTAAAAGATCTGAGAGAAACCGATGAGGGGACATATTCTGTCTCATTTGGTGACAATGATATAACTGACATCATCAATCTGAAGGTTTTGG AATGTGGTGCTGAGGTCACCAAAACCTATGGAAATTCATTCTACATTGATGTTCCCAGAGAGGCTCAGTATCTGGAGTTCACTAGACTTAACAGCAAAGAAACAACAGTCTTGTGGAATCGTACTGGCTCTCTGATCAATAAGGAAAATCTGAAGATCAACAGGAATCAAATTCATGTTCACAGCCTCACTCAACTGGATAATGGCTACTACAACATTAGGAAGAAAGACAACACTTTGATGAGTCGGACAAAGCTTCAGGTGGAAG CAAAAGAGACACACCTCAAAGCCACAGACAGGGAAAACGTCTTTATCCGATTTCCCTCTAAATCAAAAACCTGGACTTTGACGTATATctctgatgaggatgatgaagagcacACATTGGTTGACAAAGGGATTCAGGTTAGAGATAGCTATATTCATGTGCCATTTAAAAGGAGGTTTTCCAAGTACGATGACGGCATTAATATTAGCCCCGTGGAGAGCGGACACAGTGGCACCTATTACTTCAAGGATCCAGATGGCAACCTGGCTGAAACTGTAAGGTTGGAGGTCTTTG GGTATCTTCCCACATATGTTTACATCCTTGTGCCCATCTTAATAATCCTGGCATTGATtggctgttgctgttgtgtgaGAAAGTGTTGCTGTAAAAAGAGTTCCTCCAAAGGAAATGAGTCGGCACCTGCTGCACAACAGCAA GATCGGGCCCAACCTTCTGTGACCTACTCTGTGGCACCAGCTACACCTGTGTACAGGTATCAGCCAGTTAGGCCTGTTGCTCCATCACAACCTGCAGCCTTCTCCACTGGTCCATCG ATGGCAGCTCCCCCTCAGCCGGCAGCCTCACCACCTGGATTCCAGGTCCAGCCCAATTTCCTGTCCTCGGATGGCGAACCCACTTTTGAGCTGAAAGGATCCAACTTCTCCTCGGCACCCCTGTTTAGCTCAAACTCAACCATGGCTGATGTTTATACCTCTGACAAGCTCAACTTTCTTTGA
- the LOC130531934 gene encoding transmembrane protein 109-like isoform X1 → MIFGASGRGGGAMARLFFTVTVAGLCLAVSWAGAQPQTEKAKPAEANPPVFTLGTLITGTYREIQRYAESAMGIGVIRSAVESAVLFLESLLGQENVYTMSMFLEMVIRFLAEGAASGLNVIAVYLTEILRVTGFNVAVTLPLFTPEGVTAIAQWGLLALFGYWVLTMLLHLVICVVKRVLWVVKTVLVLWLFGLIVTDKNATADTTAVRLWGLVLGCVLLNLLKSDSEKICSVDNRLRNLEGRLKAVEKRKGE, encoded by the exons ATGATTTTTGGTGCGTCTGGGCGCGGCGGAGGTGCCATGGCTCGGCTTTTCTTCACCGTGACTGTGGCGGGGCTCTGTTTGGCGGTGAGCTGGGCTGGTGCTCAACCACAAACCGAGAAGGCCAAGCCGGCAGAAGCGAACCCACCGGTGTTCACCCTGGGTACCCTGATCACCGGAACCTACCGGGAGATCCAGCGTTACGCGGAGTCGGCGATGGGAATCGGCGTCATCCGGTCAGCTGTTGAG AGTGCAGTGTTGTTTCTCGAGTCGTTGCTCGGTCAGGAGAACGTCTATACCATGTCCATG TTTTTGGAGATGGTGATCCGATTCCTGGCTGAGGGGGCTGCCAGTGGCCTCAACGTCATCGCTGTGTACCTCACAGAGATCCTCAGGGTCACCGGATTTAATG TTGCGGTGACATTACCTCTCTTCACTCCAGAGGGCGTCACCGCCATTGCCCAGTGGGGCCTCCTGGCTCTCTTTGGCTACTGGGTGCTGACGATGCTCCTTCATCTGGTGATCTGTGTGGTGAAGCGCGTGTTATGGGTGGTGAAAACTGTCCTGGTTCTCTGGCTTTTCGGTCTGATCGTGACTGATAAGAACGCGACTGCGGACACCACGGCGGTTCGGCTATGGGGATTGGTGCTGGGGTGCGTTCTCTTGAATCTGCTCAAATCAGACTCTGAAAAGATTTGCTCAGTGGACAACCGACTGAGGAACCTGGAGGGCCGTTTGAAAGCCGtggagaagaggaaaggagagtaG
- the LOC130531934 gene encoding transmembrane protein 109-like isoform X2, giving the protein MIFGASGRGGGAMARLFFTVTVAGLCLAVSWAGAQPQTEKAKPAEANPPVFTLGTLITGTYREIQRYAESAMGIGVIRSAVEFLEMVIRFLAEGAASGLNVIAVYLTEILRVTGFNVAVTLPLFTPEGVTAIAQWGLLALFGYWVLTMLLHLVICVVKRVLWVVKTVLVLWLFGLIVTDKNATADTTAVRLWGLVLGCVLLNLLKSDSEKICSVDNRLRNLEGRLKAVEKRKGE; this is encoded by the exons ATGATTTTTGGTGCGTCTGGGCGCGGCGGAGGTGCCATGGCTCGGCTTTTCTTCACCGTGACTGTGGCGGGGCTCTGTTTGGCGGTGAGCTGGGCTGGTGCTCAACCACAAACCGAGAAGGCCAAGCCGGCAGAAGCGAACCCACCGGTGTTCACCCTGGGTACCCTGATCACCGGAACCTACCGGGAGATCCAGCGTTACGCGGAGTCGGCGATGGGAATCGGCGTCATCCGGTCAGCTGTTGAG TTTTTGGAGATGGTGATCCGATTCCTGGCTGAGGGGGCTGCCAGTGGCCTCAACGTCATCGCTGTGTACCTCACAGAGATCCTCAGGGTCACCGGATTTAATG TTGCGGTGACATTACCTCTCTTCACTCCAGAGGGCGTCACCGCCATTGCCCAGTGGGGCCTCCTGGCTCTCTTTGGCTACTGGGTGCTGACGATGCTCCTTCATCTGGTGATCTGTGTGGTGAAGCGCGTGTTATGGGTGGTGAAAACTGTCCTGGTTCTCTGGCTTTTCGGTCTGATCGTGACTGATAAGAACGCGACTGCGGACACCACGGCGGTTCGGCTATGGGGATTGGTGCTGGGGTGCGTTCTCTTGAATCTGCTCAAATCAGACTCTGAAAAGATTTGCTCAGTGGACAACCGACTGAGGAACCTGGAGGGCCGTTTGAAAGCCGtggagaagaggaaaggagagtaG